Sequence from the Candidatus Rokuibacteriota bacterium genome:
TCCTTGCCGAGAGCGCCTATGCGGCGGCCGACGGGGCGCAGGCCGTCGAGATCGAGTACGAGCCGCTGCCCGTCGCCGCGGATACCGAAAAAGCCGTGACAGCGAAGCCCCCGATCCACGACTGGCCCGACAACACCACGCTGCCCGTCGGCGCCCACTACGGCGACGTGGACAAGGCCTGGATGCAGTGCGACGTCGTGGTCAGCGAGAAGATCCGGCACCCGCGCATGGCCGGCGGCTTCATCGAGACGCGCGGGGCGCTCGCCTACCGCGATGCGGACACGGGCACGCTCACCGTCTGGTCCTCCACGCAAAACCCGTATTCACTCCGCGACTCGCTGGCCGCCGTCCTCGAGCTGCCCGCCGAGCAGATCCGCGTGATGGTGCCCGACGTCGGCGGCGGCTTCGGCCCCAAGGGCTCGATCTATCCCGAGGAGATGCTGGTCGCGGCCGCGGCGCTCAAGACCGGCTGGCCGGTCAAGTGGATCTCGGGGCGCGGCGAGGACCTCGTCACCAGCGGCCACGACCGCGACCAGGTCCACGAGGCGAAGATCGGCTTCAAGCGCGACGGCACCATCGTGGCGATAGATGATTCGTTCCTGGCCGACGTCGGCGCCTACCCCATCGAGGGCGAGGGGCTCACGCTCAACACGGTCAACCACTTCTGCGCGCCCTACCGCGTGGCGCACTTCCGCAGCCAGGGCAAGAGTGTGGTCACCAACAAGACGCTCAACGGCGCCTATCGCGGCGCGGGCCGGCCCGAGGCCAACTTCGTCATGGAGCGCCTGATGGACATCGGCGCCCGCCGCCTCGGCATCGACCCGGTCGAACTGCGCCACCACAACCTCGTGCGCCCCGACGAGATGCCCTACAAGCCCGGCCTCATCTACAAGGACGGCACGCCGATCGCGTACGACCCGGCGGACTTCCCCGGCTCGTTCGACCGCGCGCTGGCGATCCTGGGCTACGACGGGTGGCGCAGGCGCCAGCAGGAGAACCGGAACGGCACGCGCCGCCTCGGCATCGGCGTCTCCTGCTACGCGCAAGGCTCCGGGCTCGGGCCCTATGAAGGCGCGACGGTGCGCGTGGACCCGAGCGGCAAGGTCTACGTCTACATCGGCGTGACGGCGCAGGGGCAAGGGCACGCGACAACGCTGGCGCAAATCGCCGCCGCCGAGCTGGGCGCCAACTTCGAGGACGTGCACGTCATGGCGGGCGACACGAGCCAGTTCCCCTTCGGCATGGGCACGGGCGGCAGCCGCGTCATGGCCAATTCCGGCCCGGCCGTCGCCCAGACCGCGCGCGAGGTGAAGCAGAAGGCCCAGCAGGTCGCCGCGGAGCTGCTTGAGGCCGCACCCGAGGACATCCGCATCGAGCGCGGCGAGGCCTTCGTCATCGGCTCGCCAAACAGGAGCGTGACCCTCGCGCGACTCGCGCTGGCTGCCGTCAAGTCCAAGGCGCTGAAGCCCACGCCTCAAACTCCAATGGCCGGGCCCGGCCTCAACGCCTGCACCTACTTCTATCCCGCCACGGTGACGTGGGCTTTCGGCACCCAGGCCGCGGTCGTGGACGTGGACGTCGAGTCTTGCCGCGTGCGCCTGCTGGCCTACGCGGTGGTCCACGACCCGGGGCGCGCGATCAATCCGGCCATCGTCGAGAGCCAGCTCCAGGGCGGCGCCGTCCAGGGCATCGCCGCCGGCCTCATGGAAGAGCTGGTCTACGACGAAGCCGGCCAACTGCTGACGGGCTCATTCATGGACTACTGCATCCCCAAGTCCGACGACGTGCCCGACATCCCCGTCGCGCTGACCGAGCATCGCTCGATCATCAACCCGCTCGGCGTCAAAGGCGTGGGGGAGAGCGGCGCCATCCCAGGCGCGGCGGCCATCGTCAACGCCGTGGAAGACGCGCTTGGCGAGTTCGGCGTGGTGCTCCGCGAGGCGCCCGCCACGCCCGCGCGCATCTGGCAGGCCCTCCAAGAGGCGCGCAGGCATGGCTAGTACGGGTTGCGCCCTATGACCCTCCACCCTCACCCCAACCCTCTCCCTCAAAAGGGAGAGAGGGTCGTTTGCTCTTCCCTCGCCCCCGGAAGGAGAGGGGGTCGTTTGCTCTTCCCTCGCCCTCGGAGGGAGAGAGGGTCGTTTGCTCTTCCCTCGCCCCTGGAGGGGGAGAGGGCAGGGTGAGGGGGACGGGGAGAGGGCCGCAGTTCGAGCTGAGCGGCTCGGCCGCGAGGCGAGGGCTGAGTGGATGAGGGGGGCATGAAGGACAAGAAGCCCGCGCCACCGACCGTGGTCCTCCTTGTCCGCCACGGCCTCACGCCGACGACGGGCGTGAAGCTGCCCGGCCGCGCGCGCGGCCTGCACCTCTGCGACGAGGGCCGCCGCCAGGCCGAAGCCGCCGCCGCACGCATCGCCAAGATCGCCAAGGTCGTCGCCGTCTACTCGTCACCACTCGAGCGCGCGCGCGAGACGGCCGCCATCATCGCGAAAGCGCGCAACATGGCCGTGCGGATCGAGCGCGGCCTCCTGGAGCTGGACATCGGCAAGTGGACGGGCATGGCGCTGAAGGACGCGGGAAGCAAACCCGAGTGGAAGGCCGTCCAGCACCACCCGAGCGGCTTCCGCTTCGAGGGCGGCGAATCGTTTACCGAGATGCAGGCGCGCATCACGGGCGCCATCGCGCGCATCGTGGCCCGTCACCCGGGCCGGATCGTCATCGCCGTCTCCCACGCCGACCCCATCAAGGCCGTCGTGGCGCATGCCCTCGGCACCCCGCTCGACCTCTTCCAGCGCATCATGATCGGCACGGCCTCCATCACGGCCATCGCCTATCGGTCTTCAGGCGCCGCCGCCCTGACCGTCAACTCCATGGACGGCGACCTCTCCGCCCTCGGCATCAAATGAGCGAATCCTTCGATTTCGAACAGCCCAACTTCTTCACCGCCGGCGCCGTCGGCAAGCCGGGTGAGCGCGTCTTCTTTCTCCAGGCGCAGGAGACGGGCCGGCTCATCACGCTCAAGTGCGAGAAGGAGCAGGTGCGCGCCCTCGCCGAATACATGACCGGCCTCATCACCAAGCTGGGCGCGCCCAAGGGCAAGGTGCCCGCCGAGATGGACCTGCTCCCCTTCGCCGAGCCCGCGTGGATCGTGGCCACGCTTGGAGTCGGCTACGACGAGGAGCACGAGCGCATCATCGTGCACGCCCACGAGCTGTTCGAAGAGGAAGAGGAAGGCCAGCGCGCGGGCGAAGAGCCCGCCACCGCGAGCGTGCGCATCACGCGCGAGCAGGCGCAGGCCTTCGTCGAGCGCGCGAAGGAGCTGATGAAGGGCGGGCGGCCGCCCTGCCCCGTCTGCAGCGGGCCCATGGACCCCGCCGGCCACGTCTGCCCGCGCAGCAACGGCCATGTTGTCCACTGACGCGCTCGATCTGCTGACCCGCGGCGAGGTCACAGTCAAGGGACGCATGCCCTGGGCCAGCAACGTGACGCTCCTCGCCGAGGTGACGCTGGGCCCCACCTGCGCGCGCGCCATCTACAAGCCCGATCGCGGCGAGCGCCCGCTCTGGGATTTCCCGCCCGGCCTCTACAAGCGCGAGCTGGCGGCCTATCTCTTCTCCGAAGCCCTCGGCTGGGGCCTGGTCCCGCCCACCATCGTGCGCGAGGGCCCGCACGGCGAGGGATCCTTCCAGCTCTTCATCGAGGCCGAGTTCGAGCAGCACTGGTTCACCCTGCGCGAAGACCCGCGCCACCGCGAGCGCCTCCAGAAGATCTGCGTCTACGACTTCGTCGCCAACAACGCCGACCGGAAGAGCGGCCACTGCCTCCTCGGCCCCGACAACCTGATCTACGCCATCGACAACGGCCTGACCTTCCACACCGAGATGAAGCTCCGCACCGTCATCTGGGACTACGCCGGCGAGCCGATTCCGAAGGACATGCTGGACGACCTGAAACGCTTCGTGAAAGACGGCCTGCCCGAGCCGCTAGCCGATCTCCTCGACGCCCATGAGCAGCAGGCGCTCCTGGTCCGCGCCCAGGCGCTTGCCGATTACGCCCGCTTCCCGGAGGACAAGAGCGGCCACCGCTTCCCCTGGCCGCTTGTGTGATGTGAGCCGACCCGGTCCATCCATTCAACTGGTCCGCTCACCTTAGATCAGGGCCGGTCCAAGTCTGCGGCTGATCGCTCATCCGGCCAAGCTCCGGGAGAGGGTGCGAGGGGCGGCTGTGTCGTCGGCCGAGGTGACGAGGCAGAAGAGCGTCTTCGGCTCGCCCCACGTCACGCGGGTGAGCCAGCCCGGTGACACCAAGACCTTCTTACCCGCCCACCACTTCTCGGTGTCGACCACCAGGTAGCGAATGGCCCACGCCTTGTCGTCCACGAGGACATCCTTGACGTGACCGATCTCTCCGTCTTCCGCCTGCATGGCGCAGCCCATGACCGCGGTCGCGGGTTGGAGGTGCGCGTCTCCGGTGTTCACCATTGAGCTGACATTGACCTGCTTTTTGCTCAATGCGACGCGCAGGGTGCTCGAGTCCGCGCTCCGGACGGAGGCCGGGGGCACGAATACCCGACCACTCGGAAGCCAGGTGCCGGCTTCGACCACCAGGTAGCGCACGGCCCAGCTCCGGTCGTCGAAATAGAGATCACTCATGCTTCCGAGGCTGCCGTCCATCGCCGTGATGGTGACGTGTTGCAAGTCGCTGACGCTGCGCAGCATGGCAAGCCCTCCTTCGCAGAGCCCGAGCAGTGCTGACAGTGACGGCGCCCTGCCGTCTGAGCCTAGCCACCGTGGACCGGATGGCCTATTGGACCTTGGTCCAATAGGCGGCTGGAGGATCTCAAGCGCTTCGAGAAGGACGGGCTGCCCGACCCGTTAGTTGAGCGCCTTGACAGGGCGCCTCACGCGCCGTTAACGTCGAGGCCCCCAGGGGACCGTCTCTCTTCTGCGACGATTCGTTACGGGCCGGTGGACGAGGCATCTCGTCCGGAGGGTGAACCACATGATCCATGCCCTGTGGCTTCTGATCGTACTAGCCCTCTCCTCGACACTTCTGGCGGGCGGGATGCCGCCCGGTTCCGCCGGGGCGCAGGAACGGCCCCGCTACGGTGGAGAGCTGATCTTCCCGGTTCCCTCGGAGCCGCCCTCTTATGACGGGCACCGCGAGGGCACCTTCGGCACCGTCCACCCCCTCGCGCCCGCCTACAACACCCTCCTGCGCATCGATCCCACCGACCGAACCGGCACGCGACCGGTGCCCGACCTGGCCGAGTCCTGGACGATTTCGCCGGACGCCATGACGTACACCTTCAAGCTGCGCCAGGGCGTCCGGTTCCACGACGGCAGCCCCATGACGTCGCGCGACGTCAAGGCGAGCTATGACAAGATCATTTCTCCGCCGGCCGGCGTGATCTCCTTTCGCAAGGGGGCCTACCAGGCTGTCGAGGCGGTCGAGGCCCCCGACCCGTACACCGTGCGGTTCCGGCTCAAGTGGCCCGAGGCCTCGTTCCTGGTCAAGCTGGCCTCTCCCTTCAACTGGATCTACAAGGCGGACCTCCTGGCCAAGGACATGCGGTGGTACGAGACGAACGTGATGGGAACCGGCCCGTTCAAGTTCGTCGAGCACGTGAAGGGCTCGCACTTCGTGGGGCGGAAGAACCCCGACTACTGGGACAAGGGCAAGCCCTACCTGGACGGGTACCGGGCCATCTTCATCTCCGCGTCGTCGGCCCAGGTGGCGGCTATCCGCGGGGAGCGCGCCCACATCCAGTTCCGCGGCTTCACCCCGTCGGAGCGCGACAGCCTCGTCCAGGCGCTTGGCTCGAAGATCACGGTCCAGGAAAGCCCCTGGGACTGCCTCTCGCTCGTGGCGATGAATCACGAGCGGAAGCCCTTCGACGACAAGCGCGTCCGTCGGGCGCTGACCCTGGCCCTGGACCGATACGAGGCCTCGAAGAACCTCTCCAAAATCGCCGTCGTCCGGGACGTGGCGGGCATCCAGGTCCCCGGGACCCCCTGGGCGACACCGCCCCAGGAGCTGGAGAAGCTGGCCGGCTACGGGCGCGACATCGTGAAGGCGCGGGCGGAGGCGCGCCGCCTTCTCCGGGAGGCCGGAGTGCCCGACGGCTTTGCCTTCACCTTCAAGAACCGGGGCATCCCGATGCCGTACGAGACGGTGGGCATCTGGCTGATCGACCAGTGGCGCCAGATCGGGCTCAACGTCAAGCTGGAGACCGTGGAGGCCTCGGCCATGATCTCCGTCTCCAGGCGCGGCGACTTCGACGTGTCCTCGGACGCTCAGTGCAACTTCGTCGTCGAGCCCGACATCGACGTGCAGAAGTTCCAGTCCGTCGGCGTCTCCGACAACAACTACAGCCGCTACAAGGACGCCGTCCTTGACGAGCTGTTCTTGAAGCAGGCGCGCGCCGTGGACCCTGAGGAGCGCAAGAAGTTTCTCCGCGCGTTCGAGAAGCGCCTGCTGGACGAAGAGGCGCACTACATCTATACGCTCCAATGGCACCGGATCGTCCCGCACAGCGCCAAGGTGCGCGGATGGACCATCTCCCCGTCACACTTCTTGAACCAGCAGCTCGACACCGTGTGGCTGGCCGAGTAGCCGTAGGCGGGGTCAGGTCTTGCAATCCAACAAATGTGTGATTGCAAGACCTGACCCCGCTCTCCGCCCGCTACTGCGCGGTCCAGCCCCCGTCTATCACCAGCTCGCTGCCGGTCACGAACGAGGACTCGTCCGAGGCGAGATACAGGACGCCGTAGGCGACCTCGTCGGGCTGCCCGTACCGGCCGAGCGGGATGCGCGACACCATGCGCTCGTACACGGCGGGGTCCGCCCGGCGCCGCTCGGTCATCGGCGTGACGATGGGGCCGGGGTGCACCGAGTTGGCCCGGATGCGCTCGCGCGCGTACTGGAGCGCCGTCAGCTTCGTCAAGAGCCGCACGGCCCCCTTGGACGCCTGGTACTGGGGGCTGCTCTCGTCCATCCCGACCAGACCCAGCTGGGACGAGATGTTGATGATGGAGCCGCCGCCGGTCCGGCGCATCGCCGGGATCGCGGCCTTGGTGCCGAGGAACACGCCCTTGGCGTTGATGTCCATCACGCGGTCCCACTCCTCGGCCGTCGTGTCTTCGAGCCGGCCTGCGCCGCCGACACCCGCGTTGTTCACCAGGACGTCGAGCCGTCCGAAGCGGCTGACAGCGGTGGCCACGGCGCGCTGCCAGTCGGCCTCGCTGGTGACGTCGAGCGGGACGAAGACGGCCTCGCCGCCTTTAGCCCTGATCTCGGCCTCGACCTGCCGGCCCTCGGCCTCGAGCACGTCACCGATGACCACCCGGGCACCTTCCTGAACGAACAGCCGCGCCTCGACGGCTCCCATGCCGCGCGCGCCGCCGCTGATCAGTGCCGCCTTTCCAGCGAGTCTCATGGCCACCTCCGTCAGGCGAGCGCCTGCTCGAGCACACCGCCTTCGACGGCCCCCATGTCGACTCCGAGCACCCGCGCCACCGTCGGGGCCACATCGCGGCTCTTGATCTGCGCGATCTCGCGTCCCCGCGCGATCTCGGCGCCCGAGGCCAAGAAGAACGCGGCGTTGTCGGCATAGGTTGGGCGCTGGCCATGGGTGCCCAGGTACTTCGGCGCACCGTGCTCGTCGTCGCCCTCGGCAGCGTCGCCGAAAGAATAGCCGGGCGCAGCCTCGAACATCACGTCGGCGACCTGCGGGTGATCCGCGGGCGCCGGCAGACCGAGGGCCGGGTAGTCGCCGGCTGACCACATCCCGCTGACGCCCTCCATCTTTTCGATCTCTCGCGCGAGCTTCTCCAGCGCGCGCTCGTCGGCGTCGAGGCGGTAGAGCGCGCCGGC
This genomic interval carries:
- a CDS encoding DUF3090 family protein, which gives rise to MSESFDFEQPNFFTAGAVGKPGERVFFLQAQETGRLITLKCEKEQVRALAEYMTGLITKLGAPKGKVPAEMDLLPFAEPAWIVATLGVGYDEEHERIIVHAHELFEEEEEGQRAGEEPATASVRITREQAQAFVERAKELMKGGRPPCPVCSGPMDPAGHVCPRSNGHVVH
- a CDS encoding xanthine dehydrogenase family protein molybdopterin-binding subunit; translation: MTSAQDLIGASPKRKEDRRLITGAGRYVDDLSRPGLLHMAVVRSRHAHARIIKIDVAAAKALPGVTAAWTASDLPEIKRSMPAAYGGQYKGRSFAVPVLAHERVRYVGEAVAVVLAESAYAAADGAQAVEIEYEPLPVAADTEKAVTAKPPIHDWPDNTTLPVGAHYGDVDKAWMQCDVVVSEKIRHPRMAGGFIETRGALAYRDADTGTLTVWSSTQNPYSLRDSLAAVLELPAEQIRVMVPDVGGGFGPKGSIYPEEMLVAAAALKTGWPVKWISGRGEDLVTSGHDRDQVHEAKIGFKRDGTIVAIDDSFLADVGAYPIEGEGLTLNTVNHFCAPYRVAHFRSQGKSVVTNKTLNGAYRGAGRPEANFVMERLMDIGARRLGIDPVELRHHNLVRPDEMPYKPGLIYKDGTPIAYDPADFPGSFDRALAILGYDGWRRRQQENRNGTRRLGIGVSCYAQGSGLGPYEGATVRVDPSGKVYVYIGVTAQGQGHATTLAQIAAAELGANFEDVHVMAGDTSQFPFGMGTGGSRVMANSGPAVAQTAREVKQKAQQVAAELLEAAPEDIRIERGEAFVIGSPNRSVTLARLALAAVKSKALKPTPQTPMAGPGLNACTYFYPATVTWAFGTQAAVVDVDVESCRVRLLAYAVVHDPGRAINPAIVESQLQGGAVQGIAAGLMEELVYDEAGQLLTGSFMDYCIPKSDDVPDIPVALTEHRSIINPLGVKGVGESGAIPGAAAIVNAVEDALGEFGVVLREAPATPARIWQALQEARRHG
- a CDS encoding ABC transporter substrate-binding protein; this encodes MIHALWLLIVLALSSTLLAGGMPPGSAGAQERPRYGGELIFPVPSEPPSYDGHREGTFGTVHPLAPAYNTLLRIDPTDRTGTRPVPDLAESWTISPDAMTYTFKLRQGVRFHDGSPMTSRDVKASYDKIISPPAGVISFRKGAYQAVEAVEAPDPYTVRFRLKWPEASFLVKLASPFNWIYKADLLAKDMRWYETNVMGTGPFKFVEHVKGSHFVGRKNPDYWDKGKPYLDGYRAIFISASSAQVAAIRGERAHIQFRGFTPSERDSLVQALGSKITVQESPWDCLSLVAMNHERKPFDDKRVRRALTLALDRYEASKNLSKIAVVRDVAGIQVPGTPWATPPQELEKLAGYGRDIVKARAEARRLLREAGVPDGFAFTFKNRGIPMPYETVGIWLIDQWRQIGLNVKLETVEASAMISVSRRGDFDVSSDAQCNFVVEPDIDVQKFQSVGVSDNNYSRYKDAVLDELFLKQARAVDPEERKKFLRAFEKRLLDEEAHYIYTLQWHRIVPHSAKVRGWTISPSHFLNQQLDTVWLAE
- a CDS encoding PRC-barrel domain-containing protein produces the protein MLRSVSDLQHVTITAMDGSLGSMSDLYFDDRSWAVRYLVVEAGTWLPSGRVFVPPASVRSADSSTLRVALSKKQVNVSSMVNTGDAHLQPATAVMGCAMQAEDGEIGHVKDVLVDDKAWAIRYLVVDTEKWWAGKKVLVSPGWLTRVTWGEPKTLFCLVTSADDTAAPRTLSRSLAG
- a CDS encoding SCO1664 family protein is translated as MLSTDALDLLTRGEVTVKGRMPWASNVTLLAEVTLGPTCARAIYKPDRGERPLWDFPPGLYKRELAAYLFSEALGWGLVPPTIVREGPHGEGSFQLFIEAEFEQHWFTLREDPRHRERLQKICVYDFVANNADRKSGHCLLGPDNLIYAIDNGLTFHTEMKLRTVIWDYAGEPIPKDMLDDLKRFVKDGLPEPLADLLDAHEQQALLVRAQALADYARFPEDKSGHRFPWPLV
- a CDS encoding SDR family oxidoreductase, with the protein product MRLAGKAALISGGARGMGAVEARLFVQEGARVVIGDVLEAEGRQVEAEIRAKGGEAVFVPLDVTSEADWQRAVATAVSRFGRLDVLVNNAGVGGAGRLEDTTAEEWDRVMDINAKGVFLGTKAAIPAMRRTGGGSIINISSQLGLVGMDESSPQYQASKGAVRLLTKLTALQYARERIRANSVHPGPIVTPMTERRRADPAVYERMVSRIPLGRYGQPDEVAYGVLYLASDESSFVTGSELVIDGGWTAQ
- a CDS encoding histidine phosphatase family protein, coding for MKDKKPAPPTVVLLVRHGLTPTTGVKLPGRARGLHLCDEGRRQAEAAAARIAKIAKVVAVYSSPLERARETAAIIAKARNMAVRIERGLLELDIGKWTGMALKDAGSKPEWKAVQHHPSGFRFEGGESFTEMQARITGAIARIVARHPGRIVIAVSHADPIKAVVAHALGTPLDLFQRIMIGTASITAIAYRSSGAAALTVNSMDGDLSALGIK